The Corynebacterium suranareeae genome window below encodes:
- a CDS encoding YraN family protein yields the protein MKTQKQYLGAFGEDLTLQRYLDDGATLLGRNVRYSVGEIDLILRSRTGIVIFAEVKTRRGSDFGEADAIDHRKITRMRKAAMKWLEGKPFTPLRFDVVTVVLDPQTGSPEITIYEDVDHGAR from the coding sequence ATGAAGACGCAAAAGCAATACTTAGGCGCATTTGGTGAGGACCTAACGCTGCAGCGTTACCTCGATGATGGTGCCACACTTCTTGGCCGCAACGTTAGATATTCGGTCGGGGAGATAGATCTTATCCTTCGATCAAGAACTGGGATCGTCATCTTTGCTGAGGTAAAAACTCGGCGTGGCAGTGATTTCGGCGAAGCTGATGCGATTGATCACCGGAAAATCACGCGTATGCGGAAAGCTGCGATGAAATGGTTAGAAGGGAAACCTTTTACTCCGTTGCGTTTTGATGTCGTCACGGTGGTGCTGGATCCACAAACGGGAAGCCCTGAGATCACTATTTACGAGGATGTTGACCATGGCGCTCGGTAG
- a CDS encoding DUF2469 domain-containing protein — protein sequence MSAEELDNYEAEVELSLYREYRDVVSQFSYVVETERRFYLANAVQLIPHNSGNDVYYEVRMSDAWVWDMYRSARFVRYVRVITYKDVNIEELDKPDIIMPE from the coding sequence ATGAGCGCTGAAGAACTCGACAACTACGAAGCAGAGGTTGAGCTTTCTCTGTACCGCGAATATCGCGATGTAGTAAGCCAATTTTCCTATGTTGTAGAAACCGAACGTCGTTTTTATCTAGCAAATGCTGTGCAGCTGATCCCTCACAACAGCGGAAATGACGTTTACTACGAAGTTCGCATGTCCGATGCTTGGGTGTGGGATATGTACCGATCAGCACGCTTTGTTCGCTACGTCCGAGTCATCACCTACAAGGATGTCAATATTGAGGAATTAGATAAGCCGGATATCATCATGCCTGAATAA
- a CDS encoding ribonuclease HII — protein MRRLKHLRTFEVTLSRNGLGPVAGVDEAGRGACCGPISIAACILPDKPIEELSALTDSKKLSATTREKLMPLIKKHAVAWSVILISAQDIDRFGIQHANISGMRRAVAALETRPGYILTDAMKVPGFTAPYLPIIGGDASARCIAAASVLAKQTRDDIMAELATKYPHYGLEIHKGYSTKIHMDAVRHHGASPEHRYSYANVAKAHQEWLQAADKHTTEGGA, from the coding sequence ATGCGACGCTTAAAGCATCTACGGACCTTTGAGGTCACCTTGTCACGCAACGGGCTAGGGCCCGTTGCCGGTGTAGACGAAGCTGGACGCGGTGCTTGCTGCGGCCCAATCTCTATTGCGGCCTGCATTCTTCCAGACAAACCTATCGAAGAATTATCGGCGCTGACAGATTCCAAAAAACTCAGTGCCACCACTCGCGAAAAACTCATGCCATTAATCAAAAAGCATGCAGTAGCTTGGTCAGTCATCCTCATATCCGCGCAAGACATTGACCGTTTTGGCATCCAGCATGCCAATATTTCTGGCATGCGACGCGCCGTTGCTGCACTAGAAACGCGACCCGGTTACATTCTTACCGATGCCATGAAAGTTCCTGGTTTCACCGCCCCGTATCTGCCGATTATCGGCGGAGATGCTTCCGCACGTTGTATCGCCGCAGCAAGTGTCCTTGCCAAACAAACTCGCGATGACATCATGGCCGAATTGGCTACCAAGTATCCCCACTATGGGTTGGAAATCCACAAAGGATACAGTACGAAGATCCACATGGATGCGGTGCGCCACCACGGTGCGAGCCCCGAGCACAGATATAGTTATGCGAATGTGGCCAAGGCACACCAAGAATGGTTACAAGCTGCAGATAAACACACGACGGAAGGTGGAGCATGA
- the lepB gene encoding signal peptidase I codes for MTDLSSASNSDDSNQGGRFGRRARKSKKESKPTPWYIEIPVVVVLTLALIFVLQTFVGRMYMIPSGSMEPTLHGCEGCTGDRILVEKVSYYFSDPEPGDVIVFKGTDSWNVGFTTQRSDNSVIRGLQNLGSYVGLVAPDENDLVKRIIATGGQTVSCQEGDPGIMVDGKEVDDSYTLQPAQFPIDETSGSAECGGNYFGPITVPEGNYFMMGDNRTNSMDSRYHLGDEYQGTIPEENIKGKVQAIVLPFSRIGGVDDPAIQG; via the coding sequence GTGACTGATTTATCTAGTGCATCTAATTCTGACGATTCCAACCAGGGCGGTCGGTTCGGTCGACGTGCTAGAAAGTCGAAAAAGGAATCAAAGCCAACACCGTGGTACATCGAAATCCCGGTGGTGGTCGTGCTGACCCTCGCGTTGATTTTCGTCCTACAGACATTCGTTGGACGGATGTATATGATCCCCAGTGGATCGATGGAGCCAACCTTGCACGGATGTGAGGGGTGCACGGGTGATCGCATTTTGGTGGAGAAAGTTTCCTACTATTTCAGCGATCCAGAACCAGGAGACGTCATCGTTTTCAAGGGAACTGATTCGTGGAACGTAGGGTTTACCACCCAGCGTTCGGACAACTCGGTCATCCGGGGGTTGCAGAATTTGGGTTCCTACGTGGGGCTTGTCGCGCCGGATGAAAATGACCTGGTCAAGCGCATTATCGCTACCGGTGGTCAGACTGTTTCCTGCCAAGAAGGAGACCCTGGAATCATGGTCGACGGTAAGGAAGTAGATGATAGCTACACGCTTCAACCTGCTCAATTCCCAATCGATGAAACCTCTGGCTCCGCTGAGTGCGGAGGAAACTATTTCGGGCCGATCACCGTTCCTGAGGGCAACTATTTCATGATGGGCGACAACCGCACCAATTCCATGGATTCCCGCTACCATCTGGGCGATGAGTACCAAGGCACCATCCCGGAGGAAAACATCAAGGGCAAAGTTCAAGCCATTGTGCTGCCATTTAGCCGAATCGGCGGGGTCGATGATCCTGCCATCCAAGGCTAA
- a CDS encoding S1C family serine protease produces the protein MTFDSLADATVKITGQGTFIEPGTLDPSESAWQGSGFIIDPSGIAITNNHVVVGAGRLDGLYGADGDDKASMRVLGASECLDLAVVQLSAKDLPHFEWFEGNITTGLDVYSAGFPVGYADDFTLTRGIVSKSDFEFDTQWASLEHVIEHDARIRGGNSGGPLITADAKVLGVNYAGDDSLDYSFAIHRDVVKDVIQDMIDGKRVSSIGINAQAWDSGDPQFFGVWVSSVEAGGPADKAGIEPGDLILKLGGVSVGDGGNLGSYCQVLDTQGVDGTIDVEVLRPSAEVLLEGQINGRELAVTAENVFGGQDPAAAAAVGEYSGQSVEITDNESTIAVSVPVEWAQIDGEAWTDPQGRFWNSVAAAPDLGAFWETFSASGIWMLATDAGTAPEAALDQFSFNQSCDLLTTDTWDDGYYRGPFNEYDCDGTTLIVLATQDYEQTGTLVLLTQLNGEYELTTVLEGIVSTFRLK, from the coding sequence GTGACTTTTGATTCGTTGGCAGATGCGACAGTGAAAATCACAGGTCAAGGTACATTTATTGAGCCAGGTACGCTTGATCCTTCAGAATCTGCTTGGCAAGGATCTGGGTTTATTATTGATCCGTCAGGAATTGCCATTACAAATAATCACGTGGTGGTTGGTGCTGGCCGTTTGGATGGATTGTACGGTGCAGATGGTGATGACAAAGCAAGCATGCGAGTGCTTGGTGCATCTGAATGCTTGGACCTCGCTGTTGTACAACTAAGTGCAAAAGACCTCCCTCACTTCGAGTGGTTCGAAGGAAACATCACTACAGGTCTGGATGTGTACTCGGCTGGATTTCCAGTGGGATACGCTGATGATTTCACGTTGACCAGGGGAATTGTGTCAAAGTCTGACTTTGAATTTGATACCCAATGGGCTTCTTTGGAACATGTTATCGAACATGATGCACGTATCCGTGGTGGAAATTCTGGAGGTCCACTGATTACTGCCGATGCCAAAGTCTTAGGCGTTAATTATGCCGGTGATGATTCACTTGACTACAGTTTTGCCATCCATAGAGACGTCGTAAAAGACGTTATTCAGGACATGATCGATGGCAAACGTGTCTCATCAATTGGAATTAATGCGCAAGCATGGGACAGTGGCGACCCTCAATTTTTCGGCGTGTGGGTGTCTTCGGTGGAAGCGGGCGGTCCCGCAGATAAGGCAGGAATAGAGCCTGGTGATCTGATTCTTAAACTTGGCGGTGTAAGTGTTGGTGACGGCGGAAACCTAGGTAGCTATTGCCAAGTTCTAGACACCCAAGGAGTCGATGGCACCATTGATGTTGAAGTTCTTCGGCCAAGTGCGGAAGTGCTACTTGAGGGCCAAATTAATGGCAGAGAATTAGCGGTTACTGCCGAAAATGTCTTTGGGGGACAGGACCCCGCTGCGGCCGCAGCTGTCGGTGAATATAGTGGCCAATCCGTGGAAATTACGGATAATGAATCAACTATTGCCGTGTCAGTGCCAGTCGAATGGGCACAAATCGACGGGGAAGCCTGGACCGACCCACAAGGAAGATTCTGGAACTCTGTAGCAGCAGCACCTGATTTGGGCGCGTTTTGGGAAACATTCAGTGCATCTGGAATCTGGATGCTGGCAACTGATGCAGGTACGGCTCCTGAGGCAGCATTGGACCAATTCAGTTTCAACCAAAGCTGTGACCTATTAACCACTGATACCTGGGATGACGGATACTATCGTGGCCCGTTCAACGAATATGACTGCGATGGCACAACTCTCATCGTGTTGGCCACACAAGATTACGAGCAAACTGGAACATTAGTGCTGTTGACTCAGCTCAACGGTGAATATGAACTAACCACAGTGTTGGAGGGAATTGTCTCTACGTTCCGTCTTAAATAG
- a CDS encoding iron-siderophore ABC transporter substrate-binding protein, protein MPKSTRVTPTSIAQAKLSRRAFLGTLLGTTTLAIAACSQTSQSSETSQGQTSSAADSPSEDQRIVALNTGQLDNLLLLGITPVGVAAAKNADLIPQFLRDRFGAEMDLDSIADCGFRQDPDIEAIANLNPTLICANSRSDEALLTKLRAIAPVVTGEGGGENWKQDLLTIAEAANVKDKAESLLQEYEDTAAEIAANQPSTPPSVSFLRTKDDAFQMYGAESMAGTVAGDCGFARPEAQQFTDQAGQDLSAELIAEADADWLFYGVQDGKSSPEDTPLWPSLKAVQSGQAIAVDYDSWYMNASLVSAGIILDGLKTNVAV, encoded by the coding sequence ATGCCTAAATCTACGCGGGTGACCCCCACGAGCATCGCACAAGCAAAACTCTCTCGTCGTGCTTTTCTCGGAACGTTGCTGGGGACTACAACGCTCGCTATTGCTGCATGCTCACAAACATCACAATCATCTGAAACATCCCAAGGTCAAACATCGTCAGCTGCAGACAGTCCTTCTGAAGATCAGCGCATTGTCGCTCTCAACACGGGACAATTGGATAACTTGCTGTTGCTAGGAATTACCCCAGTTGGAGTTGCAGCAGCTAAAAATGCCGACCTTATTCCGCAGTTCCTCAGGGATCGTTTCGGTGCAGAGATGGATCTAGATAGCATTGCAGATTGTGGTTTTCGCCAAGATCCAGATATTGAAGCCATTGCAAATCTAAATCCCACTTTGATCTGCGCAAATTCTCGATCCGATGAAGCACTGCTGACCAAACTGCGCGCCATCGCCCCTGTGGTAACCGGCGAAGGTGGTGGTGAAAACTGGAAGCAGGATCTTCTCACCATTGCAGAAGCAGCAAACGTGAAAGACAAAGCCGAAAGTCTCCTGCAAGAGTACGAAGACACCGCAGCTGAGATTGCAGCAAACCAGCCCAGCACGCCACCATCAGTGTCTTTCCTCCGCACAAAGGATGATGCATTCCAGATGTATGGGGCTGAGTCAATGGCAGGTACCGTTGCTGGGGATTGTGGATTCGCTCGCCCAGAAGCCCAACAATTCACCGATCAGGCTGGACAAGACTTATCCGCTGAGCTCATTGCCGAAGCAGACGCCGACTGGTTGTTCTACGGAGTGCAAGACGGAAAATCCAGCCCAGAAGACACCCCTTTGTGGCCCTCACTGAAAGCAGTTCAATCTGGTCAAGCTATCGCCGTGGATTATGATTCCTGGTACATGAACGCCTCACTGGTTTCAGCTGGCATTATTCTTGATGGATTAAAAACTAACGTCGCAGTTTAA
- the rplS gene encoding 50S ribosomal protein L19, producing MNILDKIDAASLRDDVPAFRAGDTLDVHVKVIEGTNTRTQLFKGVVIRRQGGGVRETFTVRKVSFGIGVERTFPVHSPNIEKIEVVRRGDVRRAKLYYLRELRGKAARIKEKR from the coding sequence ATGAACATTCTGGACAAGATTGACGCAGCATCCCTGCGCGATGACGTTCCTGCATTCCGTGCAGGCGATACCCTCGACGTTCACGTAAAGGTTATCGAAGGCACCAACACCCGTACCCAGCTCTTCAAGGGTGTTGTCATTCGTCGCCAAGGCGGCGGAGTTCGCGAAACCTTCACCGTACGTAAGGTTTCCTTCGGTATCGGTGTTGAGCGTACCTTCCCAGTACACTCCCCAAACATCGAGAAGATCGAGGTCGTCCGTCGTGGCGATGTTCGTCGTGCGAAGCTGTACTACCTGCGCGAACTGCGCGGTAAGGCTGCACGTATTAAGGAGAAGCGCTAA
- a CDS encoding thiamine phosphate synthase translates to MYKNRFDLRCYVVTGAGSVEEIVHTASQAALGGAGVIQVRSKPISPEAMRELAAKVAVEVARCNPKTRVLIDDHLDVAISLMREGLPIHGVHLGQDDVSVFQARELLGSDAIIGLTTGTAELVTAANEAAHVLDYIGAGPFRKTPTKDSGRPPIGLDGYPPLVKLSALPVVAIGDVTPDDVRDLSATGVAGVAMVRAFSQSDNPQKVAHEVLENFEAGRAL, encoded by the coding sequence GTGTATAAAAATCGTTTTGACCTGCGTTGTTATGTCGTAACTGGTGCTGGTTCCGTTGAGGAGATCGTGCACACCGCGTCGCAAGCCGCCTTAGGTGGTGCGGGTGTTATCCAGGTACGTTCAAAACCGATTTCGCCAGAGGCGATGAGAGAGCTAGCGGCCAAGGTCGCGGTCGAGGTTGCGCGGTGCAACCCTAAAACGCGTGTGCTTATCGACGACCACCTCGACGTTGCTATTTCCTTAATGCGTGAGGGTTTACCGATTCACGGTGTGCATCTTGGACAAGATGATGTCTCGGTTTTTCAAGCTCGTGAGTTGTTAGGTTCTGATGCGATTATTGGATTGACTACTGGCACAGCAGAGCTGGTGACTGCAGCTAATGAGGCTGCCCATGTGTTGGATTACATCGGTGCTGGCCCGTTTAGAAAAACCCCAACGAAGGACTCTGGTCGCCCACCCATTGGTCTTGATGGCTATCCCCCATTGGTGAAGTTGTCGGCGCTGCCGGTCGTGGCTATCGGTGATGTCACCCCTGATGATGTCCGCGATCTCAGCGCTACCGGCGTGGCGGGTGTTGCGATGGTTCGGGCCTTTTCACAATCTGATAATCCGCAAAAAGTCGCGCATGAAGTGCTGGAAAATTTTGAGGCGGGAAGGGCCTTATGA
- the thiO gene encoding glycine oxidase ThiO, which yields MTKSAIVIGGGIIGLTTCFEFQEAGFQVTLIDPDPISGATHHAGGMLAPTAEVQYQQQDLIQLMKESARLYPDLLERVSKYTDLPTGYRTEGTLLVGADRTDGLHVAELIKYMHLMDLPVDFLTTRQARSAEPALSPRISKVVNIDGDHQVAPRLYARALLDAILQRGAEHIADTVISIDGHDPCLTVTMGSGVRVASKSVVVLAAGLGAARIPGWFEGANPLQLRPVYGDIIRVRVPEKLQPMVSKVIRGFVEDRQVYIIPRDDGTLAIGATSREDHPHPKTGSVYDLLRDATRLVPGIEETEFLEVTCGARPGTPDDIPYLGWVGSNVIVSTGYFRHGILLAALGARAAVDLATKKPVFPTLDVCDPFRHRT from the coding sequence ATGACTAAGAGCGCAATTGTCATTGGTGGCGGAATCATCGGCTTGACCACATGTTTTGAATTCCAAGAGGCGGGTTTTCAAGTCACGTTGATTGATCCTGATCCAATTTCTGGGGCAACCCACCATGCTGGCGGAATGTTAGCCCCTACTGCTGAGGTGCAGTATCAGCAGCAGGATTTGATTCAGTTGATGAAAGAATCGGCAAGGCTTTATCCCGATTTGCTCGAGCGGGTCTCCAAATACACAGACCTTCCCACCGGCTACCGCACAGAGGGCACGCTGTTGGTGGGTGCGGATCGCACGGATGGTCTGCATGTTGCTGAGCTCATCAAATACATGCACTTGATGGATCTTCCCGTGGATTTTTTAACTACTCGTCAGGCTAGATCCGCGGAACCAGCATTGTCACCCCGAATTTCCAAAGTGGTCAACATTGATGGTGATCACCAGGTTGCTCCTCGTTTGTATGCCCGGGCGTTATTGGACGCAATTCTGCAGCGGGGTGCAGAGCACATCGCCGACACTGTGATCTCTATTGATGGCCACGACCCCTGCTTGACCGTAACCATGGGTTCGGGGGTGAGGGTGGCGTCGAAAAGCGTTGTTGTTTTAGCGGCAGGCCTAGGCGCCGCACGCATTCCTGGGTGGTTTGAGGGCGCAAACCCGCTGCAGTTGCGGCCGGTGTACGGCGATATTATTCGCGTTCGGGTGCCGGAGAAGTTGCAGCCGATGGTGAGCAAAGTGATTCGCGGATTTGTGGAGGATCGGCAGGTTTATATCATTCCCCGCGATGATGGCACGTTAGCTATTGGTGCGACCAGCCGTGAAGACCACCCGCATCCTAAAACTGGCTCGGTTTATGATCTCCTCCGCGATGCCACCCGTCTGGTTCCAGGTATTGAGGAAACTGAATTCCTCGAAGTCACTTGTGGTGCCCGCCCGGGAACTCCCGATGATATTCCATATTTGGGATGGGTGGGTTCCAACGTCATTGTGTCAACAGGCTATTTCCGCCACGGCATTTTACTGGCGGCTCTCGGTGCGCGCGCTGCCGTAGATCTGGCCACCAAGAAGCCCGTGTTCCCCACTCTTGATGTGTGCGATCCTTTTCGCCACCGCACTTAA
- the thiS gene encoding sulfur carrier protein ThiS, whose protein sequence is MINFTFNGTSMHCAELSVEQLVKQEIGHDTGVAVAINAAVVPRSQWSRMISNEDSVEILTAIQGG, encoded by the coding sequence ATGATCAATTTTACTTTCAATGGCACCTCTATGCATTGTGCGGAGCTTTCCGTGGAGCAATTGGTAAAACAAGAAATCGGCCATGACACCGGAGTCGCAGTGGCTATCAATGCGGCTGTGGTCCCCAGGTCACAGTGGTCACGCATGATCAGCAATGAAGATTCCGTCGAAATTCTCACCGCAATCCAGGGAGGTTAA
- a CDS encoding thiazole synthase yields MLHIADRTFDSHLIMGTGGATSQALLEESLVASGTQLTTVAMRRHQASAEGGESIFDMLRRLGIALLPNTAGCRTARDAVLTAQLAREALGTNWVKVEVIADEHTLLPDTVELLDACELLVQDGFTVLAYTSDDPITASRLEDCGVAAVMPLGSPIGTGLGILNPHNIELICSRASVPVILDAGVGTASDATLAMELGCDGVLLASAINRAQNPVAMAEAMFRAVEAGRLAAQAGRIPQRQHAVASSSFEGLASWAEQVL; encoded by the coding sequence ATGCTGCACATTGCTGATAGAACTTTTGATTCTCACCTCATCATGGGCACCGGTGGCGCAACCTCACAGGCGTTGCTGGAGGAATCCCTTGTTGCCAGTGGAACCCAATTGACCACCGTGGCGATGCGCCGCCATCAAGCCAGCGCTGAAGGTGGCGAATCCATTTTTGACATGCTGCGCCGTTTAGGAATCGCCCTTTTACCCAATACAGCAGGCTGTCGCACTGCCCGCGATGCGGTACTCACCGCCCAACTTGCCCGAGAAGCACTTGGCACAAACTGGGTAAAAGTGGAGGTCATCGCCGATGAACACACACTATTGCCAGACACTGTTGAGCTTTTAGATGCCTGTGAACTCCTCGTCCAGGATGGCTTCACTGTCCTTGCTTATACCTCTGACGATCCCATCACCGCTAGCCGTTTAGAAGACTGTGGCGTTGCAGCTGTCATGCCGTTGGGCTCCCCCATCGGAACCGGACTTGGAATACTCAACCCACACAACATTGAATTAATCTGCAGTCGAGCAAGCGTGCCCGTCATTCTCGATGCCGGTGTCGGCACTGCCTCAGATGCCACCCTAGCCATGGAACTAGGCTGCGACGGAGTGCTGCTAGCCTCTGCGATTAACCGCGCACAAAATCCAGTAGCAATGGCTGAAGCAATGTTCCGCGCTGTTGAAGCTGGCCGATTAGCCGCCCAAGCCGGAAGAATCCCCCAACGCCAACACGCTGTTGCATCCTCTAGTTTCGAGGGTCTCGCGTCTTGGGCTGAGCAGGTGCTTTAA
- a CDS encoding ThiF family adenylyltransferase: MSQLPDIELHRTARQLALPGYGIEQQTILHNAHVLVIGAGGLGCPAMQSLASAGVGTITVIDDDTVDISNIHRQILFGASDVGQSKVSVAARCLKELQPSITVNALNQRITPENACALVASVDLVLDGSDSFSTKYLVSDAAEITGTPLIWATVLRFHGELALFHSGPNNRGVGLRDVFPEQPSADFVPDCATAGVLGATTATIGALMATHAIGFLTKIGDVQPGVLLSYDAFPATTRSFRVSADPARPLVTELRSSYEAARPETTTLIDATLNHLLTALDIREPHEVLLKDLPEGATSLKLPLSQINSEDDVVEALSGLDQDILVYCASGKRSADFITKYSHLGHRFINLPGGVNAL, from the coding sequence ATGTCACAACTTCCAGATATTGAACTTCATCGAACTGCCCGACAGCTAGCATTGCCTGGCTATGGCATCGAACAACAAACAATACTGCATAATGCCCACGTTCTCGTCATTGGCGCAGGCGGTTTGGGCTGCCCAGCCATGCAGTCGCTCGCCTCAGCAGGTGTTGGAACCATCACGGTTATCGATGATGACACAGTAGATATTTCCAATATCCACCGTCAGATCCTGTTCGGGGCAAGTGATGTCGGGCAGTCTAAAGTCTCCGTTGCAGCCAGGTGCCTCAAAGAGCTCCAACCAAGCATCACCGTCAACGCCCTGAATCAGCGAATCACTCCAGAAAACGCCTGCGCACTGGTCGCTTCAGTCGATCTTGTCCTAGACGGATCCGATTCATTCAGCACCAAGTACCTCGTATCCGACGCCGCTGAAATCACCGGAACCCCACTTATTTGGGCAACTGTGCTGCGTTTTCACGGCGAACTCGCACTCTTCCACTCAGGGCCTAACAACCGCGGCGTCGGTCTTCGCGACGTCTTCCCCGAACAACCATCAGCAGATTTCGTCCCCGATTGCGCCACCGCTGGAGTCCTCGGCGCCACCACCGCGACCATCGGAGCACTCATGGCCACACATGCCATCGGATTTCTCACAAAGATCGGCGACGTCCAACCAGGAGTCCTCCTTTCCTACGACGCATTCCCCGCCACCACACGCAGCTTCCGCGTCTCCGCCGACCCCGCGCGCCCACTGGTCACCGAGCTCCGCAGCTCCTACGAGGCAGCAAGGCCCGAAACAACAACGCTTATCGACGCCACCCTCAACCATCTCCTCACCGCCCTCGACATCCGCGAACCTCATGAAGTCCTCCTCAAAGACCTCCCCGAGGGCGCAACCTCACTCAAACTGCCCTTAAGCCAGATCAACTCCGAAGACGATGTGGTGGAAGCTCTTTCAGGTCTTGACCAGGACATTTTGGTTTATTGTGCCTCCGGAAAACGCAGCGCCGACTTCATAACCAAGTACTCCCACCTAGGCCATAGGTTCATAAATCTGCCTGGTGGAGTCAACGCGTTGTAG